A part of Cydia amplana chromosome 24, ilCydAmpl1.1, whole genome shotgun sequence genomic DNA contains:
- the LOC134659161 gene encoding AP-3 complex subunit sigma-2 yields the protein MIKAILVFNNHGKPRLSKFYQYFNEDMQQQIIKETFQLVSKRDDNVCNFLEGGSLIGGSDYKLIYRHYATLYFVFCVDSSESELGILDLIQVFVETLDKCFENVCELDLIFHADAAHQVLDELVMGGMVLQTNMADILCRLQEQNKMQKAEAGISAAPARAVSAVKSMNLPQQLRDMRLPDLPQAIKDLKF from the exons ATGATCAAGGCAATTTTAGTGTTCAACAACCATGGGAAGCCGAGATTATCTAAATTCTATCAGTACTTT aATGAAGATATGCAGCAGCAGATCATAAAGGAAACATTCCAGCTGGTGTCAAAGCGGGATGACAATGTGTGCAATTTCTTGGAGGGTGGAAG TCTCATTGGAGGTTCAGACTACAAGCTGATCTACAGACACTACGCGACACTGTACTTTGTGTTTTGTGTGGACAGCTCGGAGAGCGAACTGGGAATTCTAGATCTAATAcag GTGTTTGTTGAGACCCTCGACAAATGCTTCGAGAATGTTTGCGAACTGGATTTGATCTTCCATGCTGATGCTGCACACCAG GTGCTGGATGAGCTGGTGATGGGCGGGATGGTGCTGCAGACCAACATGGCCGACATTCTGTGTAGACTACAGGAGCAGAACAAAATGCAGAAGGCTGAA GCGGGTATatccgcggcgccggcgcgcgccGTGTCGGCGGTCAAGAGCATGAACCTGCCGCAGCAGCTGCGGGACATGCGGCTTCCCGACCTGCCACAGGCCATCAAG GACCTGAAGTTCTGA